Proteins encoded together in one Asterias rubens chromosome 4, eAstRub1.3, whole genome shotgun sequence window:
- the LOC117288741 gene encoding cysteine desulfurase, mitochondrial-like has protein sequence MIPAFCRSSVGAVRNVAGASRRYLLQQASPAAGLAVPEMVTDTEEPSPGRALYMDAQSTTPLDPRVLDAMMPYSLAYFGNPHSRTHSYGWECEEAVEKARAQVARLIGADTREIIFTSGATESNNISVKGVSRFYKSRKKHVITTQTEHKCVLDSCRALEAEGFDVTYLPVQTNGLLDLKVFEDAIRPDTVLTSVMFVNNEIGVKQPIAEIGAICRAKKIFLHTDAAQAVGKIPVDVNTMNIDLMSISGHKIYAPKGIGALYVRRRPRVRIEALQSGGGQERGMRSGTLPTPLIVGLGEACEISQNDMEYDHARISALADRLITKINKSLKDVIQNGDPTQRYPGCVNLSFAYIEGESLLMALKNIALSSGSACTSASLEPSYVLRAIGAEEDLAHSSIRFGIGRFTTEAEIDYTAEQCISKAQKLRDMSPLWEMVQEGIDIKEIKWSQH, from the exons ATGATACCAGCTTTTTGCCGAAGCTCCGTGGGAGCAGTACGAAATGTCGCTGGTGCTTCAAGACGATACCTTTTGCAGCAAGCTTCGCCTGCTGCAGGCCTTGCAGTGCCAG AGATGGTGACTGACACAGAGGAACCCTCTCCAGGGAGGGCGCTGTACATGGACGCACAGTCAACTACTCCTTTG GATCCCCGAGTTCTTGATGCGATGATGCCTTACTCCTTGGCGTACTTTGGGAACCCTCACTCTAGGACCCATTCCTATGGCTGGGAGTGTGAGGAGGCCGTAGAGAAAGCCAGGGCT CAAGTTGCTCGTCTGATTGGAGCAGATACTCGAGAGATCATCTTCACAAGTGGTGCAACTGAATCCAACAACATCTCAGTAAAG GGTGTCTCCAGATTCTACAAGTCTCGTAAGAAGCACGTCATCACTACTCAGACA GAACATAAGTGTGTCTTGGATTCCTGTCGGGCTCTGGAGGCAGAAGGTTTTGATGTGACCTACCTTCCTGTACAAACAAACGGCCTTCTGGATCTGAAG GTTTTTGAGGATGCTATACGTCCAGACACAGTACTGACAAGTGTCATGTTTGTTAACAATGAGATTGGAGTCAAGCAACCCATAGCCGAGATCGGAGCAATCTGTCGTGCTAAGAAGATCTTCTTACATACAGACGCTGCCCAGGCAGTTGGCAAGATCCCTGTAGATGTCAATACCATGAACATAGATCTCATGTCCATCAGTGGACACAAAATATACGCCCCAAAAG GCATTGGTGCATTGTACGTCCGGCGCCGACCTCGTGTCCGCATCGAAGCACTCCAGAGTGGTGGTGGCCAGGAGAGAGGGATGCGTAGTGGAACTCTTCCAACACCCCTCATAGTGGGCTTAGGGGAGGCGTGTGAAATATCGCAGAATGACATGGAG taCGATCATGCCCGCATCTCGGCACTGGCAGACCGTCTCATCACTAAGATCAACAAGAGCCTGAAAGACGTCATTCAAAACGGTGACCCAACGCAGAGATACCCGGGCTGCGTAAACTTGTCCTTTGCTTACATCGAGGGGGAATCCCTCCTCATGGCTTTGAAGAACATTGCCCTGTCATCGGGCAGCGCTTGTACGTCGGCGTCGCTGGAGCCCTCCTACGTCCTCAGGGCCATCGGGGCGGAGGAAGATCTTGCCCATTCTTCCATCAG gtttgGTATTGGACGCTTTACCACTGAGGCTGAGATTGACTACACAGCGGAGCAGTGCATTTCTAAAGCACAGAAACTGAGAGATATGAG TCCGTTGTGGGAGATGGTTCAGGAAGGCATCGACATCAAGGAAATTAAATGGTCCCAGCATTAA
- the LOC117288777 gene encoding pyruvate dehydrogenase [acetyl-transferring]-phosphatase 1, mitochondrial-like, which translates to MANIFQNVRYLGGVSGPNSRRLYSLPPGRRTSGRPVNTLAACERYFHEGHGVKQDVSYSNDYGTSSTKRSWQAKPFLLNKLLAGKFSSAVPKQEFVHNFKSVISQPRRFFQTTSPCSWYGHLSVSPEQVSKILHRHEIGVNVENENLRVQSFMSNQVASNNPLEDRRGAATCKLTNAMMFGVFDGHHGPACAQVISERLFNYIAAEVLPYDILEHANRMFSTGNLTELVDFYEHPNDYISHDQQQLFKNSLAQYLKDNISIDFQGEYDLTNILMIAFDRLDKDLTTEALKTTNGDFNDEGLHRVFSGACACIAYVEGDNLYVANAGDCQAVLGEQKDDNVWSATSMSFEHNAQNSDEVRRIRSSHPLNESSTVIKNGRLLSELAPLRAFGDVRYKWSRTIQHQVLNPWFGTNVIPKNYHTPPYLIATPEVIHHQLTPSDKFLILASDGLWDCMTPEKAVNLVGDFLLMSDKMGSFQPKSEGMSLQHLHQTLARRKAALWPVDTNVATHLIRYALGGVHNRFDHNRLANTLSLPDNVVRQYRDDITVTVVFFN; encoded by the coding sequence aTGGCGAATATTTTCCAGAATGTCCGGTATTTGGGAGGCGTGTCGGGGCCAAACTCACGCCGATTGTATTCGCTTCCGCCCGGCCGAAGAACCAGCGGGCGCCCGGTGAATACCTTAGCTGCTTGTGAGAGATACTTCCACGAGGGACATGGTGTGAAGCAAGACGTCAGTTACTCGAATGATTATGGAACAAGTAGTACAAAAAGGTCATGGCAAGCCAAACCTTTCCTTTTAAATAAGTTGTTAGCCGGCAAGTTTTCTTCAGCAGTACCCAAACAAGAATTTGTTCACAATTTCAAAAGTGTCATCAGTCAGCCTCGCCGTTTCTTTCAGACAACTTCGCCATGCAGCTGGTATGGACATCTATCAGTTTCCCCAGAGCAAGTTAGTAAAATTCTACATCGACATGAGATTGGCGTCAATGTCGAAAATGAAAATCTCCGCGTGCAATCGTTTATGAGTAACCAAGTTGCTTCGAACAATCCTCTGGAGGACCGTAGAGGTGCTGCAACGTGCAAGTTGACCAATGCAATGATGTTTGGCGTATTCGACGGCCACCATGGACCGGCCTGTGCACAAGTCATAAGTGAGCGTCTCTTTAATTACATAGCTGCGGAAGTTCTCCCGTACGACATTCTGGAGCATGCGAACCGCATGTTTTCTACCGGTAATCTCACAGAGCTTGTGGACTTTTACGAACATCCCAATGATTACATCTCCCATGATCAGCAGCAGTTGTTCAAAAACAGCCTTGCCCAGTACCTGAAGGACAATATTTCTATTGACTTTCAAGGAGAGTATGACTTAACCAACATCTTGATGATCGCGTTTGATCGACTTGACAAGGACTTGACAACGGAAGCATTGAAAACCACCAATGGGGACTTTAATGATGAAGGACTGCATCGAGTCTTCTCTGGTGCTTGCGCTTGCATCGCTTACGTTGAAGGTGATAACTTGTATGTTGCCAATGCTGGGGACTGCCAAGCTGTCCTCGGCGAACAGAAAGATGACAATGTATGGAGTGCTACTTCAATGTCCTTTGAACACAATGCGCAAAACTCTGATGAAGTAAGAAGGATACGCTCATCTCACCCACTCAATGAATCCTCAACTGTCATCAAGAACGGTCGGCTTCTATCAGAGCTTGCCCCGTTACGCGCATTCGGAGATGTCCGCTACAAATGGAGTCGCACCATCCAACACCAGGTCCTTAACCCATGGTTTGGAACCAACGTTATCCCCAAGAACTACCACACCCCACCTTACTTGATTGCCACACCCGAGGTCATCCATCACCAGCTGACGCCGTCCGATAAATTTCTCATTCTTGCTTCGGATGGATTGTGGGATTGCATGACACCAGAGAAGGCGGTTAATCTTGTTGGAGACTTCCTCCTGATGAGCGACAAGATGGGTAGCTTCCAGCCCAAATCGGAGGGAATGTCTCTGCAACACCTTCATCAAACTCTAGCGAGACGTAAGGCAGCCTTGTGGCCTGTGGACACTAACGTTGCAACCCATTTGATTCGTTATGCCTTGGGAGGTGTGCATAATCGTTTTGATCACAATAGGCTAGCCAATACACTAAGTCTACCGGATAATGTGGTCAGACAATATAGAGATGACATTACAGTtactgttgttttctttaattga